One window of the Candidatus Chryseobacterium colombiense genome contains the following:
- the sucD gene encoding succinate--CoA ligase subunit alpha encodes MSILVNKDSKVVVQGFTGNEGTFHASQMIEYGTNVVGGVTPGKGGSEHLGKPVFNTVADAVTKAGANVSIIFVPPAFAADAIMEAAEAGIKVIVCITEGIPVADMVKVKSYIADRDCRLIGPNCPGIITSEEAKIGIMPGFVFKKGKVGIVSKSGTLTYEAADQVVRAGYGISTAIGIGGDPIIGTTTREALELFINDPETEAVVMIGEIGGGLEAEAARWYKASGSTKPVVGFIAGQTAPKGRTMGHAGAIVGGAEDTAQAKMEIMRENGINVVDSPADIGATVAKILG; translated from the coding sequence ATGTCAATTTTAGTAAACAAAGATTCTAAAGTAGTTGTACAAGGATTTACAGGGAACGAGGGTACTTTCCACGCAAGCCAGATGATCGAATACGGAACAAACGTAGTAGGTGGTGTTACTCCAGGAAAAGGAGGTAGCGAGCACTTAGGAAAGCCTGTATTCAATACTGTTGCTGATGCTGTAACAAAAGCTGGAGCTAATGTAAGTATCATTTTCGTACCACCTGCATTTGCTGCAGATGCAATTATGGAAGCTGCAGAAGCAGGCATCAAAGTTATCGTATGTATTACTGAAGGTATTCCTGTAGCAGATATGGTAAAAGTAAAATCTTACATCGCTGACAGAGACTGCAGATTGATCGGACCAAACTGCCCTGGAATCATTACTTCTGAAGAAGCTAAAATTGGTATTATGCCAGGTTTTGTATTCAAAAAAGGTAAAGTAGGTATTGTTTCTAAATCAGGAACGCTTACTTATGAAGCTGCTGATCAGGTGGTAAGAGCTGGTTACGGGATTTCTACTGCAATTGGTATTGGTGGTGACCCAATTATTGGAACAACTACAAGAGAAGCGTTGGAATTATTCATCAACGATCCGGAAACTGAAGCGGTTGTAATGATCGGTGAGATCGGAGGTGGATTAGAAGCTGAAGCTGCAAGATGGTACAAAGCTAGTGGTTCTACAAAACCGGTAGTAGGGTTCATCGCTGGACAAACTGCTCCTAAAGGAAGAACAATGGGACACGCAGGTGCTATCGTAGGTGGTGCTGAAGATACAGCTCAGGCAAAAATGGAAATCATGAGAGAAAACGGAATCAACGTTGTAGATTCTCCTGCTGATATTGGTGCAACTGTAGCAAAAATATTAGGATAA
- a CDS encoding LpxD N-terminal domain-containing protein: MRFHSPQKLKTIADLIGSKFVGSEDFEVLGTNEIHMVKPGEIVFVNHPKYYDKALNSPATIILIDKEVDCPEGKALLISDDPFRDFNKINTHFTRIYNFREELHDAEIGEGTHIHHSAVIGNNVKIGKNTLIFPNVVIGDRTVIGDNVIIQSNTVLGGDAFYYRKLNGNFDRLISVGNVVIENNVEIGNGCTIDRGVTDSTIIGEGSVLDNQIQIGHDTIIGKKCLIASQVGIAGCCVIGDEVTLWGQVGIASGNKIESGSVLLGKTGVNRDLEKGTYIGMFAEDFKTYLKKEVKLRNLK, from the coding sequence ATGAGATTTCATTCTCCACAAAAACTGAAAACTATTGCAGATCTTATCGGGTCAAAATTTGTTGGTTCTGAAGACTTTGAAGTATTAGGAACTAATGAGATTCACATGGTGAAACCGGGAGAAATAGTTTTTGTAAACCATCCTAAATATTACGATAAAGCTTTAAATTCTCCGGCAACAATTATTTTAATTGATAAAGAAGTAGACTGCCCGGAAGGAAAGGCTCTTTTAATTTCTGATGATCCTTTCAGGGACTTTAATAAAATCAATACTCATTTTACCAGGATCTATAATTTCAGGGAAGAACTTCATGATGCTGAAATAGGTGAGGGAACGCACATCCATCATTCTGCAGTGATCGGAAACAATGTGAAGATTGGAAAAAATACTCTGATTTTCCCAAATGTTGTGATCGGTGACAGAACAGTTATTGGTGATAATGTGATCATTCAGTCGAATACCGTTTTGGGTGGGGACGCTTTCTATTACAGAAAATTAAATGGAAATTTCGATCGTTTAATTTCCGTTGGAAACGTTGTCATTGAAAATAATGTTGAAATCGGAAACGGATGTACCATCGATAGAGGGGTTACAGACTCTACAATCATTGGGGAAGGTTCTGTTTTGGATAATCAGATTCAGATTGGTCACGATACCATAATCGGGAAGAAATGTCTGATCGCTTCACAGGTAGGAATTGCTGGCTGTTGTGTGATTGGTGATGAAGTAACATTGTGGGGACAGGTAGGTATTGCTTCCGGCAACAAGATAGAGAGTGGATCTGTACTTTTAGGAAAAACCGGAGTCAACAGAGATCTTGAAAAAGGGACTTATATCGGAATGTTTGCAGAAGATTTTAAGACATATCTGAAGAAAGAAGTAAAACTGAGAAATCTCAAATAA
- the efp gene encoding elongation factor P has translation MATSNDIRKGLCIEYSNDIYKVIEFLHVKPGKGPAFVRTKLKSVTNGKVIDNTFSAGHKIEEVKVITRKYQYLYDDENGFHFMNNDDFSQLYLNKEMIENSNLMKAGEEVTIILKEADETPLSAELPQSVYLEVVEADPGVKGNTATNALKNAIVETGARVMVPLFIEPGDKIKVSTEDGSYLERVKE, from the coding sequence ATGGCAACAAGTAACGATATCAGAAAAGGTCTGTGCATTGAGTACAGCAATGATATTTATAAAGTAATCGAGTTCCTTCACGTAAAACCGGGTAAAGGTCCTGCTTTCGTAAGAACAAAATTAAAATCTGTAACAAACGGAAAAGTAATTGATAACACTTTCTCTGCAGGTCACAAAATCGAAGAGGTGAAAGTGATCACAAGAAAATATCAGTATCTATACGATGATGAGAATGGATTCCACTTCATGAATAATGATGATTTCTCTCAATTATATTTAAATAAAGAAATGATTGAAAACTCAAACCTGATGAAAGCGGGTGAAGAAGTTACAATCATCTTGAAAGAAGCTGATGAGACTCCACTTTCTGCTGAATTACCGCAGTCTGTTTATTTAGAAGTTGTAGAAGCTGATCCGGGAGTAAAAGGAAACACGGCTACCAATGCTCTTAAAAACGCTATCGTTGAAACTGGGGCAAGAGTAATGGTTCCTTTGTTCATTGAGCCGGGAGACAAAATCAAAGTAAGTACTGAAGATGGTTCTTACTTAGAAAGAGTTAAAGAATAA
- the lpxA gene encoding acyl-ACP--UDP-N-acetylglucosamine O-acyltransferase, with translation MIHQLAAVDKRAKISKNVIVEPFTTIAGDVEIGEGTWIGPNVTIMDGARIGKNCRIFPGTVISAIPQDLKFDGEDTQVIIGDDTTIRECVTVNRGTKALGHTKIGKNCLIMATSHIAHDCVIGDHVIIVNGCGIAGHVEIGDYTVMGGLSAVHQFGKIGKHVMISGGTLVRKDIPPYVKVAREPMSYAGINSVGLRRRGFTNEKIFEIQKIYRAIFQMKMNVSQAITHIEKEMLPTAERDEILQFIQNSPRGIVKGYGTGKDS, from the coding sequence ATGATCCATCAATTAGCAGCCGTAGATAAACGTGCGAAAATCAGCAAAAATGTAATCGTAGAACCTTTTACTACCATTGCAGGAGATGTGGAAATAGGAGAAGGAACCTGGATTGGGCCGAATGTTACCATTATGGATGGTGCAAGAATCGGTAAAAACTGTAGGATTTTTCCCGGGACTGTCATTTCTGCAATCCCTCAGGATTTGAAATTCGACGGTGAAGATACACAGGTTATTATAGGTGACGATACTACGATCAGAGAGTGTGTAACAGTTAACAGAGGGACAAAAGCTCTTGGACATACTAAGATCGGAAAAAACTGTCTGATTATGGCTACATCTCACATTGCTCATGATTGTGTAATAGGGGATCACGTTATCATCGTAAACGGTTGCGGTATTGCAGGTCACGTAGAAATTGGTGACTATACTGTGATGGGAGGTTTATCGGCTGTACATCAGTTTGGTAAAATCGGAAAACATGTAATGATTTCCGGAGGTACTTTGGTGAGAAAAGATATTCCTCCTTATGTAAAAGTAGCAAGAGAGCCGATGTCTTATGCCGGAATTAACTCAGTAGGTTTAAGAAGAAGAGGATTTACAAATGAAAAAATCTTTGAAATTCAAAAAATTTACAGAGCAATCTTCCAAATGAAGATGAATGTTTCTCAGGCAATCACTCACATTGAAAAGGAAATGCTTCCCACTGCTGAAAGAGATGAAATTCTTCAGTTTATTCAGAATTCACCTAGAGGTATCGTAAAAGGATACGGAACAGGGAAAGACAGTTAA
- a CDS encoding bifunctional UDP-3-O-[3-hydroxymyristoyl] N-acetylglucosamine deacetylase/3-hydroxyacyl-ACP dehydratase — MSDMQKTLQQEVTLSGIGLHTGKEVKLTIKPAKENTGFVFVRTDLEGHPQVEADVNYVVATERGTTLEKLGVKINTCEHLLAALVGCDIDNAILEMDASEPPILDGSSKYFVEAIESVGIAEQNTAREYLVVKEVLTYSDPATGSEITIIPSDTYEITTMVDFGTKVLGTQNATLKNISEFKEEISSARTFSFLHELEMLLDHGLIKGGDISNAIVYVDKDLTPETTEKLKKAFGKDNVSIRPNGILDNLNLNYPNEAARHKLLDVVGDLALAGVKIKGKVIANKPGHYVNTQFAKKLNRQWKLQKKKNVPDFDLMKEPVFDINGIMRLMPHRPPFLLIDKVLELSDSHVVGLKNVTMNEPFFVGHFPKEPVMPGVLQVEALAQTGGILVLASVPDPENYSTYFIKIDKVKFKRKVIPGDTLIFKIELIEPIRRGIVHMQGYGYVGDTVAVEAELMAQVAKNKVD, encoded by the coding sequence ATGAGTGATATGCAAAAAACACTTCAGCAAGAAGTGACACTTTCCGGAATCGGACTTCATACTGGTAAAGAAGTAAAACTAACCATCAAACCTGCAAAAGAAAATACAGGTTTTGTATTCGTAAGAACAGACTTAGAGGGACATCCTCAGGTTGAAGCTGATGTTAATTATGTAGTCGCTACAGAGAGAGGAACAACATTAGAAAAATTAGGAGTAAAGATCAATACCTGCGAGCATCTTTTAGCTGCTTTAGTCGGTTGTGATATTGACAATGCTATTTTGGAAATGGATGCTTCTGAACCTCCTATCTTAGACGGATCATCAAAGTATTTTGTTGAAGCCATCGAAAGTGTTGGAATTGCAGAACAAAATACGGCCAGAGAATACCTTGTTGTAAAAGAAGTTCTTACCTACAGCGATCCTGCAACCGGATCAGAAATCACAATCATTCCTTCAGATACCTACGAAATCACTACTATGGTAGATTTTGGGACTAAAGTTTTAGGAACTCAAAATGCTACATTAAAAAATATTTCTGAGTTCAAAGAAGAAATTTCTTCTGCAAGAACTTTCAGTTTCTTACATGAATTAGAGATGCTTTTAGATCACGGTTTGATCAAAGGTGGAGATATTTCTAATGCCATTGTATATGTAGATAAGGATCTTACTCCTGAAACTACAGAAAAATTAAAGAAAGCCTTCGGTAAAGACAATGTGTCAATCAGACCTAACGGAATTCTTGATAACTTAAATCTAAATTATCCAAACGAAGCTGCAAGACACAAATTACTGGATGTAGTTGGTGATCTGGCTTTGGCGGGAGTGAAAATAAAGGGTAAAGTAATTGCTAATAAACCAGGCCATTACGTAAATACTCAATTTGCGAAAAAACTGAACCGTCAGTGGAAATTGCAGAAAAAGAAAAACGTTCCTGACTTTGATTTAATGAAAGAACCGGTTTTTGATATCAACGGAATTATGAGATTAATGCCTCACAGACCACCGTTCTTATTGATCGATAAAGTTCTTGAACTTTCAGATTCTCATGTTGTAGGTCTTAAAAATGTAACAATGAATGAGCCTTTCTTCGTTGGGCATTTTCCTAAAGAACCTGTAATGCCGGGAGTTCTTCAGGTAGAAGCTTTAGCACAGACCGGTGGAATTCTTGTTTTGGCAAGCGTTCCGGATCCTGAAAACTATTCTACTTATTTCATTAAAATTGATAAAGTAAAATTCAAGAGAAAAGTAATTCCAGGAGATACGCTTATTTTCAAAATTGAATTAATTGAACCTATCAGAAGAGGTATTGTACACATGCAAGGTTATGGTTATGTTGGAGATACAGTAGCGGTAGAAGCAGAACTAATGGCCCAAGTTGCAAAAAATAAAGTTGATTAA
- the lpxD gene encoding UDP-3-O-(3-hydroxymyristoyl)glucosamine N-acyltransferase, which produces MEFTASQIASFIDGKIIGDENALITGVSPIEGGETGHLSFIAQDRFSHYLDTTKCSVIIVSEKLLSKDIYNPTVIAVKDAYLSFQVLMNLYQEMQGRKQGIEDGSSIHDTAAIGDNVYIGAFTYVSEKAKIGEGTQIYPHVYIGKGVKIGKNCKIDSGARIYDYCIIGDNCIIHSNTVIGGDGFGFQPTPEGFKKIPQLGNVIIEDDVEIGSNCSIDRATIGSTMIGKGTKIDNLIQIAHNVKIGQNNVIAAQAGIAGSTIIGDWNQIGGQVGVVGHIKIGNQVKIQAQSGVNSSVNDRETIYGSPAISYNDYLRSYVHFRNLPEIVNKINNLENNSKDKTNE; this is translated from the coding sequence ATGGAATTTACAGCTTCGCAAATTGCAAGTTTTATTGACGGAAAAATAATAGGTGACGAGAATGCGCTTATTACTGGAGTTTCACCTATCGAAGGAGGGGAAACAGGACATCTTTCTTTTATAGCACAAGATCGATTTTCTCATTATTTGGATACGACCAAATGCTCCGTTATCATCGTTTCAGAAAAACTTTTATCAAAAGATATATATAATCCTACTGTAATTGCAGTAAAGGATGCTTACCTTTCTTTTCAGGTTTTAATGAATCTGTATCAGGAAATGCAGGGTAGAAAACAGGGTATTGAAGATGGTTCTTCCATTCATGATACTGCTGCAATAGGTGATAATGTATATATTGGTGCCTTTACTTATGTATCTGAAAAGGCAAAAATAGGAGAAGGAACTCAGATTTATCCCCATGTCTACATAGGAAAAGGAGTAAAGATCGGTAAAAACTGTAAGATTGACAGTGGAGCGAGAATTTATGATTATTGTATTATTGGTGATAACTGCATCATCCATTCCAATACGGTAATTGGAGGTGATGGGTTTGGTTTTCAGCCTACTCCGGAAGGATTCAAGAAAATTCCACAATTAGGAAACGTGATCATTGAAGATGATGTTGAAATTGGTTCAAACTGTAGTATAGACAGGGCTACAATTGGTTCTACTATGATCGGAAAGGGAACTAAAATCGATAACCTGATCCAAATCGCACACAACGTAAAAATAGGACAGAATAATGTGATTGCTGCACAGGCGGGGATTGCTGGATCTACCATTATTGGCGACTGGAATCAAATTGGAGGTCAGGTTGGTGTTGTAGGACACATTAAAATAGGAAATCAGGTAAAAATACAGGCACAGAGTGGGGTTAACTCCAGTGTGAATGATAGAGAAACTATTTATGGATCACCTGCAATCAGCTATAACGACTATTTAAGGAGTTATGTACATTTCAGGAATTTGCCTGAAATTGTAAACAAAATAAACAATCTTGAGAATAACTCAAAAGATAAAACTAATGAGTGA
- a CDS encoding HD domain-containing protein yields the protein MQNKLKIINDPVHGFIKIPHEILFDIIEHPYFQRLRRIGQTGLLNLIFPGATHTRFHHAIGAMHLMFTALETLKQKGVKISEDEEKGAMLAILMHDIGHGPFSHALESMLMDDWHHENLSLLLMNKLNDEFEGKLSVAIEMFQGKYHRKFFNQLISSQLDVDRLDYLNRDSFFTGVSEGNINTQRIISMMNVCEEGELVIDAKGIYSIENFLTARMFMYWQVYYHKTSALAEFLLVKILERAKYLISQGMDLPATENLKYFLYRGKNSATDEDVERFTQLDDNDVIQVMKNWQSADDFILSYWCQCVIQRNLPKTIISSHAFDANFIEEKIKNTNKFFGIDNGNELVHEIKRKLLPYDTQKQPIFLLQKNGKKIRLEESEDQLLSGLITNKTTRYILMFPRDI from the coding sequence ATGCAGAATAAGTTAAAAATTATCAACGATCCTGTTCACGGTTTTATCAAAATCCCCCACGAAATATTATTTGACATTATTGAGCACCCTTATTTCCAGCGACTAAGGAGAATAGGGCAGACTGGTCTTCTGAATTTGATTTTTCCTGGAGCTACCCATACAAGATTTCATCATGCCATTGGAGCAATGCATCTCATGTTTACAGCACTCGAAACACTTAAGCAAAAAGGAGTGAAAATTTCTGAGGATGAAGAAAAAGGAGCAATGTTGGCAATTTTGATGCACGATATAGGTCATGGTCCGTTTTCTCATGCCCTAGAAAGCATGCTGATGGATGATTGGCATCACGAAAACCTTTCCCTGCTTTTGATGAATAAATTGAACGATGAGTTCGAAGGTAAACTATCTGTTGCCATTGAAATGTTTCAGGGAAAATATCATAGAAAATTCTTTAATCAGCTTATCTCTTCACAATTAGATGTCGATCGTTTGGATTATCTGAACAGAGACAGCTTTTTTACGGGAGTTTCTGAAGGTAATATTAATACGCAACGGATTATCTCTATGATGAATGTTTGCGAAGAAGGTGAATTGGTGATCGATGCCAAAGGAATTTATTCTATTGAGAATTTTCTGACGGCAAGAATGTTCATGTATTGGCAGGTATATTATCATAAAACCTCAGCATTGGCAGAGTTTCTTTTGGTGAAAATTTTAGAGCGAGCGAAATATCTTATTTCGCAAGGTATGGATCTTCCCGCAACCGAAAATCTGAAATATTTTTTATACAGAGGAAAAAACTCCGCTACAGATGAAGATGTTGAAAGATTTACACAGCTTGATGATAACGACGTTATTCAGGTAATGAAAAACTGGCAGTCGGCAGATGATTTTATTTTATCATATTGGTGCCAATGTGTGATCCAGAGGAACCTGCCTAAGACAATTATTTCGTCACATGCATTTGATGCCAATTTTATTGAAGAAAAAATAAAAAATACCAATAAATTTTTCGGAATCGATAATGGAAATGAATTAGTGCATGAAATTAAACGAAAATTATTGCCATATGATACTCAAAAACAGCCGATATTCCTATTACAGAAAAATGGAAAAAAAATAAGACTTGAAGAATCGGAAGATCAGCTTTTATCGGGATTGATTACCAATAAGACCACAAGATACATTCTCATGTTTCCAAGAGATATTTAA
- a CDS encoding bifunctional response regulator/alkaline phosphatase family protein — MSEKILWIDDEIDLLKPHIVFLEKKGYQVTPVNNVNEALELMDSEKFALTLIDENMPGISGLEAIPMIKEKDNSLKIVMVTKSEEEHIMEEAIGSQIADYILKPVNPNQILLSLKKNLQEDNLVEQKTILQYQQEFRNLSMELSYLRTYQEWAEYYKKIVNWELKFDKVADNEFADLLQSQKEEANIQFAKFIEKNYEDWLNGSEKPMMSHTLFKDKIKPEVEKEKVLLLMVDNLRYDQWKVIEPLFTKHYNKVSEDYYYSILPTATQYARNSFFAGLMPSEIEKRFPDKWFNDNEEGNKNEFERDFLEDQMKRIGLASKSMKYLKVLNADFERKIYDDFNQHKNNDLLVIVYNFIDILSHAKTDNHIVDQLIRDDKTFRSLTLNWFENSSLLKIIKVAAENGFKLVITTDHGTVYVKKPSRVVGDRETSTNIRYKTGKSLTYDNSDVWAISNPEKLFLPKGNLSSKYIFAKNNIFLAYPKNYNHFVNYYKETYQHGGISLEECIIPISVLEPK, encoded by the coding sequence ATGTCGGAAAAGATATTATGGATAGATGATGAAATAGATTTACTAAAACCTCATATCGTATTCTTAGAAAAAAAAGGGTATCAGGTAACCCCTGTTAATAATGTAAATGAAGCCCTGGAATTGATGGATTCTGAAAAGTTTGCACTGACCCTTATCGATGAAAATATGCCCGGAATTTCCGGACTTGAAGCCATCCCTATGATTAAAGAAAAAGATAATTCTTTAAAAATTGTAATGGTTACCAAAAGTGAAGAAGAACATATCATGGAAGAAGCGATAGGTTCTCAGATTGCGGATTATATATTAAAGCCTGTAAATCCTAATCAGATTTTACTTTCCCTTAAAAAAAATCTTCAGGAAGATAATTTGGTTGAACAAAAAACCATTTTACAATATCAGCAGGAGTTCAGAAATCTTTCTATGGAGCTTTCTTACTTGAGAACATACCAAGAATGGGCGGAATATTATAAAAAGATTGTAAACTGGGAGCTTAAGTTTGACAAAGTTGCCGATAATGAATTTGCAGACCTGCTCCAGTCTCAAAAGGAAGAAGCTAATATTCAGTTTGCAAAATTCATAGAAAAAAACTACGAAGACTGGTTGAACGGTTCTGAAAAGCCTATGATGAGCCACACCTTATTTAAAGACAAAATAAAACCTGAAGTAGAAAAAGAAAAAGTTCTTTTACTGATGGTTGATAATTTAAGGTATGACCAGTGGAAAGTGATTGAACCTTTATTCACCAAACATTATAATAAGGTTTCGGAAGATTATTATTACAGTATTCTTCCTACCGCAACCCAATATGCCAGAAATTCATTTTTTGCGGGTTTAATGCCTTCTGAAATAGAAAAGCGTTTTCCGGACAAATGGTTTAATGACAATGAAGAAGGTAACAAAAACGAATTTGAACGTGACTTTTTGGAAGATCAGATGAAAAGAATTGGTTTAGCTTCTAAATCAATGAAATACTTAAAAGTTCTGAATGCCGATTTTGAAAGAAAGATCTATGATGATTTCAATCAGCACAAGAATAATGATCTTTTGGTGATCGTTTACAACTTTATTGATATTCTTTCTCACGCAAAAACGGATAATCATATTGTAGATCAGCTAATCAGAGATGACAAAACTTTCCGTTCCCTTACCCTGAACTGGTTTGAAAATTCATCTTTATTAAAAATAATTAAAGTTGCTGCTGAAAACGGCTTCAAACTTGTAATTACCACTGACCACGGAACAGTGTATGTGAAAAAACCAAGCCGTGTGGTTGGCGACAGAGAAACTTCTACAAATATCCGCTATAAAACAGGAAAAAGTTTAACCTATGACAACAGTGATGTATGGGCAATCTCAAATCCTGAAAAGCTGTTCCTTCCTAAAGGAAATTTAAGCTCAAAATATATTTTTGCTAAAAACAATATTTTCCTGGCTTATCCTAAAAACTACAATCACTTTGTAAACTATTATAAAGAGACTTATCAGCATGGAGGAATATCTTTGGAAGAATGTATTATTCCAATCAGTGTTTTAGAGCCTAAATAG
- a CDS encoding MliC family protein, giving the protein MKKSILILPALAALSLVSCKKESSKSSEVASDSTKTVITSDSIQKSTSDLSAATPKDSAAVKNNPIVKAKSTDTDGKSIDLTFDNSKNTATIVYQGETIELKGQPAGSGIYYKNDHWELRGKGLENELSKDGKVVFKGIK; this is encoded by the coding sequence ATGAAAAAATCAATTTTAATTTTACCTGCATTGGCAGCCTTATCACTTGTTTCATGTAAAAAAGAAAGCAGTAAGAGTTCAGAAGTTGCTTCAGATTCGACAAAAACGGTAATTACTTCAGATTCGATACAAAAAAGTACTTCAGATCTGTCTGCCGCTACACCAAAAGATTCTGCAGCAGTAAAGAATAATCCTATTGTAAAAGCAAAATCTACTGATACCGATGGAAAAAGCATTGATCTTACTTTTGACAATAGTAAAAATACAGCAACTATTGTTTATCAAGGTGAAACTATTGAATTGAAAGGTCAGCCAGCCGGCTCGGGAATTTATTATAAAAATGATCATTGGGAACTAAGAGGTAAAGGACTGGAAAACGAACTTTCGAAAGACGGAAAAGTAGTTTTTAAAGGAATTAAATAA
- a CDS encoding exodeoxyribonuclease III, which translates to MKLITYNVNGIRAAFTKDFLGWLKTANPDIICIQESKAGNDQIDIESLEKLGYHSYWHSAVRKGYSGVGIASKIKPNHVEFGCGIESYDNEGRIIRADFDGYSAISVYVPSASNIERLDFKMQFCNDFLEYIKNLKQTIPNLIISGDFNICHEAIDIHDPVRLKNVSGFLPMEREWITNFINECELIDSFRFFNQDPDNYTWWSYRQNSRAKNKGWRLDYNFTSYALKDKLTGAVILKEAVHSDHCPALVELNL; encoded by the coding sequence ATGAAATTAATTACTTACAACGTAAATGGAATACGCGCGGCATTTACCAAGGATTTTTTAGGATGGCTGAAAACCGCTAATCCGGATATTATCTGCATCCAGGAAAGTAAAGCAGGTAACGATCAGATAGATATAGAAAGTCTTGAAAAGCTAGGATATCACAGCTATTGGCATTCCGCCGTAAGAAAAGGCTATAGCGGCGTTGGAATTGCGTCAAAAATAAAACCCAATCACGTAGAGTTTGGCTGCGGAATTGAAAGCTATGATAATGAAGGTCGAATTATAAGAGCTGATTTTGACGGCTATTCTGCGATTTCAGTATATGTACCTTCTGCGTCCAATATTGAAAGACTAGATTTTAAAATGCAGTTCTGCAACGATTTTTTAGAGTATATCAAAAACTTAAAGCAGACCATTCCTAATCTTATTATTTCCGGTGACTTTAATATTTGTCATGAGGCGATAGATATTCACGATCCGGTACGTTTAAAAAATGTTTCCGGTTTCCTGCCTATGGAAAGGGAATGGATCACCAATTTTATTAATGAATGTGAACTCATAGACAGTTTCAGATTTTTCAATCAGGATCCGGACAATTATACATGGTGGAGCTACAGACAAAATTCGAGAGCAAAAAACAAAGGATGGAGACTCGATTATAATTTTACAAGTTATGCTTTAAAGGATAAGCTTACAGGAGCTGTCATTTTAAAAGAAGCAGTACATTCTGATCATTGTCCAGCCTTGGTAGAATTAAATCTTTAA
- a CDS encoding septal ring lytic transglycosylase RlpA family protein encodes MMKRFILVIIMMISTFGIFSFTSNTTDAKKTSYASYYHDKFNGRKTASGEVFDNSKFTAANRTLPFGTNIKVTNLDNGKSVIVKVNDRGPYHSSRALDMSKAAFDEIGNTNHGTIPVEYEIVD; translated from the coding sequence ATGATGAAAAGATTCATTCTCGTAATCATAATGATGATTTCAACCTTTGGTATTTTCTCTTTTACGAGTAATACCACAGATGCGAAAAAAACAAGTTATGCATCGTACTACCACGATAAATTTAATGGTAGAAAAACAGCTAGCGGTGAAGTATTTGATAATTCAAAATTCACAGCAGCAAACAGAACGCTTCCATTTGGGACGAACATTAAGGTCACCAATTTGGACAATGGAAAGTCAGTAATCGTAAAAGTAAATGATAGAGGACCTTACCATTCATCAAGAGCATTAGATATGTCTAAAGCCGCGTTCGATGAGATCGGAAATACCAATCACGGTACGATTCCGGTTGAATATGAAATTGTCGATTAA